The genomic stretch CACTGCGGGGTGTGCAGTTCCAGGGCGGCGAGGTTGGCCAGCCAGACCAGGGTGGGCAGGTCGTCGGCGACCACGTAGTCGATGCTCTCCCGGCCCTTCGTCGAGCCGGGCGCGGGCAACGTCTCGACGTGTACCCAGGACGGCGTGGCGGCCGGGGCGTTCTTCTCGAAGAAGGAGTTGCCCTCCACCCCGTTCGGGTAGCGGATCCGGGTCAGCGCCCGGTCGCACAGGTGCGGCAGCAGCACCGGCGAGATCCGGGTGTAGTAGTCGATCACCTCGCCCTTGGTGAAGCCGGCCTTCGGATAGAGGATCTTGTCCAGGTTCGACAGCTCCAGGGTGCGTCCGGCGACGTCGACCCGGAGGCGGTCAGTTGGCATCGTCCACCTCCTCGGCCGACTTGTCCGGCCGCAGTCGCAGGACTCGGGGGAACCGCAGTCGCCCGTCCGGCGTGCGCTGGCCGTACTTGACCTCCACCACCACCTGGGGGGTCACCCAGATCGCGCCCCGGGCATCCTCCCGTGGCACGTCGCCGCCGAACGGAGAGGCGATGGTCCGCAGCGGCTCCAGTTCGCGCAGCAGCTCGCGTTCCAGGGCCGTTCCGATGCCGCCACCGACCCGCCCTCGGTAGACCAGCCGTCCACCGGCGCCGGGCACCCCGACCAGCAGGCCACCGATCCGGCGGGCACCGGGGCGCCAGCCGCCGATCACGAAGTCGCCGGTCACCTCCAGCTTGACCTTGACCCAGTCCGGCGAGCGCACGCCGGGCCGGTAGGTCGAGTCCGCCCGCTTGGCCACCACCCCTTCCAGGCCGTGCTCACCGGCGACGTCGTAGGTGGCCGGGCCATCGGTGAAGACCGGTGGCACCGTCCACCGCGCCGCCCCCAGCCCCAGCGCGTCCAGGGCTTCCCGACGCCGGGTGTACGGCCAGCCGGTGAGGTCCGTGCCGCGCAGCCGCAACAGGTCGAAGATCATGTACGTGACCGGCACGGTCGCCGCCAGCCGGGCCGCCTTGACCGGGTCCCGTACGTGCATCCGCTCGGCCAGAGCGGTGAACGAGGGTCGACCGGCCCGGTCGAAGAGGACCACCTCACCGTCGAGCAGCGCGTCGTCGACCTGTTCACCGAGCGGAATCAGCTCGGGGTAGGCGGTGGTGATCTCCACACCGGAGCGCGCGTAGAGGTGCTGCCGTCCGGCGGCGATGTCGGCCAGTGCGCGTACGCCGTCCCACTTGAACTCGTACGCCCACCCGGCGCCGGCGGGGAGTTGCCGGGTCACCGCGAGCATCGGCTTCAGTGGCGCGCCGGGCACGAACCGACTGTAGTAGCAGGCAGAACGCCTCACGCCCGGTTCCGTCTGATGCGAGCATGGTCGATACCGGGGAAGGAGGGCGCAGGATGCGGGCCATCTGGAAGGGGGCCGTGTCGTTCGGCCTTGTCTCGATCGCGGTGAAGCTGTACTCCGCGACCGAGGAGAAGGACATCCGGTTCCATCAGGTGCACCGGTCCGACGGAGGACGGATCCGGTACAAGCGCACCTGTCAGGTCTGCGGCGAGGAGGTCAGCTACGACGACATCGCCAAGGGCTACGACATCGGCGGCGGGGAGATGGTGATCCTGACCGACGAGGACTTCGCCGAACTACCGTTGAGCACTTCCCACGCGATCGACGTGCTGGAGTTCGTACCGGCCGAACAGGTCGACCCGATCCTCTACAACAAGGCGTACTTCCTGGAGCCGGAGGGCACGGCGACCAAGCCGTACCTGCTGTTGCGGGACGCGCTGACCGACTCCGAGCGGGTGGCGATCGTCAAGGTGGCGCTGCGCCAGCGCGAGCAGTTGGCCACCCTGCGGGTACGTGAGAGCGTGCTGCTGTTGAACACCATGCTCTGGCCCGACGAGATCCGTAAGCCGGCCTTCGGCTTCCTGGACGAGGACCTCAAGGTCCGGCCGCCGGAGCTGGCGATGGCCACCTCGCTCGTCGACTCGATGGCCGGTGACTTCCATCCGGACGAGTTCACCGACGACTACCGGGCGGCCCTCCAGGAGGTCATCGACGCGAAGGTGGAGGGCCGTGAGGTCGTCCAGCCGGAGGAGGTCGAGGAGGCACCGCCCGCCGCCATCGACCTGATGGCCGCTCTGAAGGCCTCGGTGGAGCGGGCCAGGGCGGCCCGTGGCGAGGGCGGCGGCGGTGGTGCCGGTGAACCCACCCCGATCACGTCCGCCCGCTCGGCGCAGAAGAAAACAACCGCGAAGAAGGCACCGGCGAAGACCGCCGGGAAGAAGGCCACCGGTACGAAGGCCACCGACGCGAAGGGCGGCGGCACGAAGAAGGCACCGGCGAAGAAGGCCGAGCAGGCCAAGAAGACCGCCGAGAAGAAGGCGACCAAGGCCGCGAAGTCCCCGGCCAGGAAGACGGCTCCCCGTAAGACCGCCTGACCGCCGATCGTCCCGGCCCGTCGCGCCCGTTCCCCGTTGTCCCGGCAGCCGCACAATTCCCACGGGTCACGATCGACGGTCGGAACTACGTCGGCTACCAGGTACCGTGTGTCGGCGACGGCGTCTGTAGCCGGACGCACCCACACCTCTCAGCAGGGGAGTCGAGGACGTGAGCGAGCAGGGGACCAAGGCACGACGGCGACTGGCCGAACAGTTGGCGGCCCAGAAGGCGGCCGAGGCCAAGCGGCGGCGGCAGGCCTGGGCCGGTGGGTTCGCCGGGATCGCCGTGGTCGCGGTGCTGATCACCGTCTTCGTGATCGTCGGCCAGCGCGGCGGCGACGACGCTCCCGAGCAGGTTGCCGGCTCGCCCTCGGCCCCGGCGGACGCCCCCGCCGAGCCGGGTGCGCCGGGTGCGCCGCCGGCCCCGCAACTGCCCGAGGGCGCGGACCCGGCGCTCGGCACCAAGCCGAACGTGACCGGCGGTGAGGGCGAACTGACCAAGCTCACCGTGACCCCGCTGATCGAGGGGACCGGGCCGGCCGTCACCACCGGGCAATCCATCACCACGAACTACGTGGGCGTACTCTTCGCCAACGGCGAGCAGTTCGACTCCTCCTGGGACCGGGGGCAGCCGGCCACCTTCCCGATCGGGGTCGGACAGGTCATCGAGGGCTGGGACAAGGGCCTGGTCGGGGTCAAGGTGGGCAGCCGGGTGCAGCTCGACATCCCGGCCGAGCAGGCGTACGGCACGGACGGCGCGGGTGGGCGGCCGGCCGGCCCGCTGCGCTTCGTGGTGGACATCCTCGCCGCCCAGTAGGAGATGACGGTGGCGACGGCGGACGAGCCCGGGCGGACGGCCCGGTTGATGTGGACGCACTACGAGCCGGTGCACACCGTCACCTAACTTCCACCCGCGCGCCCGCGCCGCCTACGAGGCGGCCGGGCTGCGCGGGTACTGGCGGGGCTATTTCGCCGGCCGGGCCGCCCCGCTCGGGCCGACCGGTCCCGCCCCGGTGGTCGCGGCCTTCTCCACCTTCGCCCCGCACATGGTGGCGCGTGCCCTGCCGGCGGTGTGGCAGTTGGCCGGCCCCGAGGAGGCGCTGCGGTCCCGGCTGACCGGCGCGGTGCAGGCCCTCGCCGAGCTGGTCTACGAGCTGCCCGAGCAGCACCTGGCCGAGGCCGCCGAGTTGTTGTCGGCCGCCGCCGACGAGGTCGGTGCCGCCGTCCGGGTGCTCGGGGCCGCCAACGCCGCGCTGCCGCGCGGTGAGTACCCGCTGGCCCGGCTCTGGCAGGCCGCCACCACGCTGCGCGAGCATCGCGGTGACGGGCACGTGGCGGCTCTGGTCGCCGCCGACCTCGATCCGGTGGAGACGCTGGCCTGGCGGGTCGCGGTCGACATGCCGCCCGCCGATCTGCTCGGCCGGGGCTGGTCGGAGCAGGAGTGGGCGCAGGCACGGGAGCGGCTGGCCGACCGGGGTTGGCTGACCCCGGACGGACGGCCGACGGACCGTGGCCGGGCCGGTTTCCGAGCCGTCGAGGAGGCCACCGATCACGCCGCCGCCCGCCCTTGGCAGGCGCTGGGCACGGCGCGGACGGAACGACTGCGCGAACTGCTCGACCCGATCGCCCTGGCCGCCCACCGGGTGATCCCGCCGGACACCCCGATCGGCCTACCCGCTCGGTAGAGCACGGCCCGCTGCGGTCCGCCGGTTGGACGTTAGGAAGGGTCCCTTCCTATACACGAGGCGTTAGCAGGGGACCCTTCCTTTCACTCAGCTGCGGGTGCGGCAGGATGGTGCCCGTGGTGGATGCGGTGGTCTTCGACCTGGACGGCGTGATCGTGGACTCCGAGCCGGTCTGGGAGGAGGTCCGTCGGGCGTACGTGGCGACGTACGGCGGCACCTGGCAGCCGGACACCCAGCGCCGGCTGATGGGCATGAGCACCGGCGAGTGGGCCCACTATCTCAGCGGCGAGCTGGGCGTACGGCGGACCGCCGAGCAGGTCGCCACCGAAGTGGTCGACGAGATGAGCCGGCGGTACGCGCAACGCGTACCGCTGATCGACGGAGCGGACGAGGTGGTGCGCCGGTTGGCCGCGCGGTGGCCGCTGGGGCTGGCCAGTTCGTCGCCGACCCGGCTGATCGCGGCGGCGCTGACGGCCACCGGCCTGACCGACGCGTTCGGCAGCACGTTGTCCACGGAGGAGACGGCACGCGGCAAGCCGGCGCCGGATGTGTACCTGACGGTGGCGGAACGCCTCGGTGTCGACCCGGCCCGTTGCGTCGCGGTGGAGGACTCCTCCAACGGCATCCGGTCGGCTGCCGCCGCCGGGATGGTCGTGGTGGCGGTGCCGCACGGGTCGTACCCGCTGGATCCGGACGCGCAGCGGCTGGCGGCGAGGGTGCTCGGCTCGATCGGTGAGCTGACCCCGCAGATCGTCGACCGGCTCGGCTGAACCGCCACCTCGCGGTCACCGACCGGCTTACGGTCGGTGGCATGAGGGCTGTGATGTATCAGGGAGCACACGATGTCGCGGTCACCGAGGTCCCGGACCCGACGATCGAGGCGCCGACGGACGTGATCGTGCAGATCACGACGACCGCGATCTGCGGTTCCGACCTGCACATGTACGAGGGCCGGACGGACGCCGAGCCGGGCATCGTCCTCGGGCACGAGAACATGGGCACGATCGTGGAGGCCGGGCCGGGCGTGGTGAGCCTGCGTACGGGTGACCGGGTTTGCATGCCGTTCAACGTCGCCTGCGGCTTCTGCCGCAACTGCCGTGAGGGCAAGACCGGCTTCTGCCTGACCGTCAATCCAGGCTTCGCCGGTGGCGCGTACGGCTACGTGTCGATGGGGCCGTACCGGGGCGGGCAGGCGGAGTACCTCCGGGTGCCGTTCGCCGACTTCAACTGTCTGAAACTGCCGCCGGGCACGGAGCACGAGAACGACTTCGCGATGCTGGCGGACATCTTCCCCACCGGCTACCACGGGGTGGCCATGAGCGAGATGCGGCCGGGCGAGACGATCACCGTGATGGGCGGTGGGCCGGTCGGCCTGATGGCCGCGTACTCGGCGATGCTGCGGGGCGCGGCGGAGGTGTTCCTGGTCGACCGGGTGCCGGACCGGTTGCGGCTGGCCGAGTCGATCGGCGCCACTCCGATCGATTTCTCCGCCGGGGACCCGGTCGAACAGATCCGGGACCGCACCGGCGGCGTCGGCACCGACCGGGGTGTGGACGCGGTCGGCTACCAGGCGTCCGGCAAGGGTGGCGAGGAGCATCCGGCATCGGTCCTGAACAGCCTGGTCGAGGTGGTCCGGGCGACCGGCGTGATCGGTGTGGTCGGGCTCTATCTGGCGCACGACCCGGGCGCTCCGGATGAGCACTCCGGCCGCGGTGAGCTGCTGTTCAAGATGGGCAAGTTCTTCGAGAAGGGCTTGCGGATGGGTACCGGCCAGGCCAACGTCAAGGCGTACAACGAGTACCTGCGCAACCTGATCATCGCGGGCCGGGCGAAGCCGAGCTTCGTGGTGAGCAAGGAACTGCCTCTGGACGCGGCGCCGGAGGCGTACCAGCGCTTCGATCGGCGCGAGGAGGGCTATTCGAAGGTGGTGCTCAAGCCGGCCGCCTGACCGGCACAGCCGCGCTGGGCGGGGTGGGTTGTCGGGACCCACTGCTCCGGACGTCCGCTACGTGCCCGCATGTCCGCTCCTTGCGCCGGTCGTCCGATCACCGGCCGTCGCCGGGTCGGCATGGGCACCGGTCCGCCGGGTAGGGCAACGGCGCCCACGGCGAGGCGAGGAGGGCGCGATGGGGACGATCGTGTACGAGCGCACCGGCGACCCCACGGTGTTCCAGGTGGTGGACCGGCCGGTGCCGGACCCGGTCAAGGTGAGGTGCTGGTCCGCGTCGCCTGCTCCGGGGTGAATCCGACCGACTGGAAGGCCCGCCGCCAGGCCCCGCTACCGACGGGCTGGCAGACACCAGGCCAGGGTGCCTGCCTGGGCATCCCGTTCCTGACCGCGCACCGCTGCCTGACTCCGGCGAGTACCTGCCGGACAGCCTGGGCCCGGGCGCGTTGAGCGATCACACGGTGCTGGTCCAGGGCGGCGCGGGTGCGGTGGGCATCGCCGCGATCCAACTCGCGTCCCGGGCCGACGCCTGCGTGATCGCCACCGTGAGCAGCGCGGAGAAGGCACAGGCGGTGGACGTGGCGGCGGCCGCCGCCCAGGGCGGCATCCGGGTGGGCGAGGAGGCCGGCCTGCCGCTGCACCGTTTTCGGCTGTCGGCGACCGCCGACGCGCACCGGGCGGTGGAGGACTCGGTCGTCGGAAAGGTCCTGGTCGACACCGCCGAATAGGGCCTGAGCTGGGATTATTTCCCCATCAGCGGGACAGATGCGAACAAGTTTCGCAATACTGGCAGTGCGGGTCGCCCCGCAAGGAACGGGTGGCCCCGGCGCGGTGCGAACGCCGGGGCCACCCACCGGGAGTGAGTCTTCGAGAGCCCCCCCCCTGTCCCTAACGGCGATGATGCGCCCGGAAACGTGACGGCGTGGCCGGTTCCGGCACATCCACGGCGAGAACCCCCGTACTTTGTCCGGGTGAGCATCTCCTGGGCCGATTCGTACGTCGGCCAGCTACGTGCCCTGGCCGGCGACCGTACGCTGATGTTCGTCGGCGCCCGCGCCGTGGTCCGCGACAGCTCCGCGCGGATCCTGCTGATCCGACGCTCCGACAACGGGCAGTGGGCGATGCCCGCCGGTGCGATGGAGCTGGGCGAGTCCATCGCCGACTGCGCCGTGCGGGAGGTACGCGAGGAGACCGGACTGCGGGCACTGCGGGTCAGCGCCTTCGCCCTCTACACCGGACCCGACCGCACCCACACCAACATGTACGGCCACACGTACCAGATCTTCACGGCCGCGTTCCGGGTCGAGGA from Micromonospora craniellae encodes the following:
- the ligD gene encoding non-homologous end-joining DNA ligase, with translation MPGAPLKPMLAVTRQLPAGAGWAYEFKWDGVRALADIAAGRQHLYARSGVEITTAYPELIPLGEQVDDALLDGEVVLFDRAGRPSFTALAERMHVRDPVKAARLAATVPVTYMIFDLLRLRGTDLTGWPYTRRREALDALGLGAARWTVPPVFTDGPATYDVAGEHGLEGVVAKRADSTYRPGVRSPDWVKVKLEVTGDFVIGGWRPGARRIGGLLVGVPGAGGRLVYRGRVGGGIGTALERELLRELEPLRTIASPFGGDVPREDARGAIWVTPQVVVEVKYGQRTPDGRLRFPRVLRLRPDKSAEEVDDAN
- the ku gene encoding non-homologous end joining protein Ku, which encodes MRAIWKGAVSFGLVSIAVKLYSATEEKDIRFHQVHRSDGGRIRYKRTCQVCGEEVSYDDIAKGYDIGGGEMVILTDEDFAELPLSTSHAIDVLEFVPAEQVDPILYNKAYFLEPEGTATKPYLLLRDALTDSERVAIVKVALRQREQLATLRVRESVLLLNTMLWPDEIRKPAFGFLDEDLKVRPPELAMATSLVDSMAGDFHPDEFTDDYRAALQEVIDAKVEGREVVQPEEVEEAPPAAIDLMAALKASVERARAARGEGGGGGAGEPTPITSARSAQKKTTAKKAPAKTAGKKATGTKATDAKGGGTKKAPAKKAEQAKKTAEKKATKAAKSPARKTAPRKTA
- a CDS encoding FKBP-type peptidyl-prolyl cis-trans isomerase codes for the protein MSEQGTKARRRLAEQLAAQKAAEAKRRRQAWAGGFAGIAVVAVLITVFVIVGQRGGDDAPEQVAGSPSAPADAPAEPGAPGAPPAPQLPEGADPALGTKPNVTGGEGELTKLTVTPLIEGTGPAVTTGQSITTNYVGVLFANGEQFDSSWDRGQPATFPIGVGQVIEGWDKGLVGVKVGSRVQLDIPAEQAYGTDGAGGRPAGPLRFVVDILAAQ
- a CDS encoding HAD family hydrolase, which codes for MVDAVVFDLDGVIVDSEPVWEEVRRAYVATYGGTWQPDTQRRLMGMSTGEWAHYLSGELGVRRTAEQVATEVVDEMSRRYAQRVPLIDGADEVVRRLAARWPLGLASSSPTRLIAAALTATGLTDAFGSTLSTEETARGKPAPDVYLTVAERLGVDPARCVAVEDSSNGIRSAAAAGMVVVAVPHGSYPLDPDAQRLAARVLGSIGELTPQIVDRLG
- a CDS encoding glutathione-independent formaldehyde dehydrogenase — protein: MRAVMYQGAHDVAVTEVPDPTIEAPTDVIVQITTTAICGSDLHMYEGRTDAEPGIVLGHENMGTIVEAGPGVVSLRTGDRVCMPFNVACGFCRNCREGKTGFCLTVNPGFAGGAYGYVSMGPYRGGQAEYLRVPFADFNCLKLPPGTEHENDFAMLADIFPTGYHGVAMSEMRPGETITVMGGGPVGLMAAYSAMLRGAAEVFLVDRVPDRLRLAESIGATPIDFSAGDPVEQIRDRTGGVGTDRGVDAVGYQASGKGGEEHPASVLNSLVEVVRATGVIGVVGLYLAHDPGAPDEHSGRGELLFKMGKFFEKGLRMGTGQANVKAYNEYLRNLIIAGRAKPSFVVSKELPLDAAPEAYQRFDRREEGYSKVVLKPAA
- a CDS encoding NUDIX domain-containing protein; amino-acid sequence: MSISWADSYVGQLRALAGDRTLMFVGARAVVRDSSARILLIRRSDNGQWAMPAGAMELGESIADCAVREVREETGLRALRVSAFALYTGPDRTHTNMYGHTYQIFTAAFRVEEWDGRLARVTEETTDAGFFHREALPQPLSTSVLETLADLDVFEQTNRLILK